Genomic segment of Desulfobacterales bacterium:
CTGAACTCCCTGATTGCCGCAACCCCAGTGTGACGGACTTTGTTTAAGATAGCAACCGGCGAATCGCAACCAAAGCATAGAAAAAGGCGTCCCGCCGACATTCGACGAGACGCCCTCAATTCACTTGGAAATGCAATTAAACTACAGTGACATTTACCGCCGCCGGCCCTTTTTGGCCTTCCTCGATATCAAACGTCACCTGGTCGCCTTCATTCAGAGATTTGAACCCGGACGAGTTGATGCCCGAATAATGGACGAATACATCCGGTCCGTCTTCCTGCTCAATGAAGCCATAGCCTTTACTGCTATTAAACCATTTTACAATTCCATTGGCCATAATAACACCCTCCTAAATTAAAAGTTTTTCATAGTTTCATACTGCAGGGTGCCACTTTGACAAATGGAACTCTCCCCTGAATGAAACCGGCCCGTTAATCCCGAACGCGCCATTTTGAATGAGAGAACACTAACAAGTTTTATAAAAAAATCAAGCCCATTGTTTAAATATTTTTTTTATCGCGAAAGATGTATGAAAACGGCAATATCGCAGCTGGTCCACCGGATCCAAACCAAGGCGTTATCGCAAAGCCGCGCCCAGCGCCACAGGAGCGGAACTTCAGCCGAATTCAAATAAAATTCAGCACCATAGCCCTCTATTGACAAACCGATACTGCTCCTCTATGGTACCTTGAACACTTACCTAAATATCATGATTGCCGGGAGCAGTGCGACTATGGAAGCGACACGCTATCGCAGGAATCTGAAGCATTGGGGCCAACATCCCGCAGTCGTTTCTCCAGCACAAAACATTGGCAGCATTGTATTCTGCTCCCCTTCGCAGCCAGAGATTCCAATCCACGCAAACTCAACCAAAACCATTAGATTACATGTCTTGAAAACAAAGCCATGAAAGGAGGATGTGCATGAAAAAAGGATTATGGATTGCAATGATGGTGGTCTTAGCGGTTTTATTCGCCTTCAGCGCCAGCCAGGCCAAAACATTTAAAATTGCGGCCATTTTTCAAACCGCTATCGAGGAGCCCTGGGATGGCGTCATTCACCAGGCCTGCCTGCAAGTCAAAAAGGAAATGGGCAACATCGAGTATGAGTTTACTGAAAAAATCGCCGCTGCCGACTTTGAAAAAGTGCTGCGTGAGTATGCGGAGAGAGGGTTTGATCTGATCGTTGGCGATGCGTTTCTGGCAGGTGAAGAACCGGCCCGAAGAGTTGCCAAAGATTATCCGAACATCGCTTTTGCTTTTGGATCGGAATTCGGACCGGTTGCACCGAATTTTTCCGTATTTGATAATTGGATTCATGAGCCTTCCTACCTGTGCGGTGTTATTGCCGGCCGGTTGACCAAAAGCAATACCCTCGGTGTCGTGGCCGCCATTCCCATTGGTGAAGTCAATCGACTGGTCAATGCTTTTAAAGCCGGTGCACTGAGCGTTAATCCCAAAGTGAAAGTCAAAATCTCTTATATCGGTGGCTGGTTTGATCCACCCAAAGCCAAAGAAGCCGCTATTGCCCAAATCGAAGCCGGTGCAGACCTGATATTTGCTGAGCGATTCGGTGTCTTTGAAGCTGCCAAAGAAAAAGGCGTGCTGGCTTTTGGCAACATGTCAGATCAAAATGCATTGGCGCCCAGTGTGGTCATTACCGGCCCGGTGTGGAATATGTACCCCACCATCAAATTTTGCATCGAGATGGTTCAAAAGAAGGCCTGGGTGTCCATGGATTTGGGCGAGTGGTCGATGATGGCCAAAGGCGGTGCCAGTCTAGCGCCGTTTCATTCATTTGAAAAAACCCTGCCCGCCGGTGTGGTCAAAGAAGTCCGGGATCTTGAGCAGAAAATTTTAAACGGCACATTCAGGGTGCCGGTAGATGAGCAGAAGCCCGTTTCGGATTAGCTCAAATATTGAATGAAAATTATCACGAAAAGCTCTACTATAAGAAAGTGTGATGAAGACAATTCGAATTTATTAATTTCGTGATAATTTTCACCCTGCGGGCGAGCCGAGATGTCCATTTACGGCGTTATCAGGGGCGTGCGGTACCCAAGTACAGCTACGCCCCTGAAGCCTTGTAAATGAACATCTCGATCTCGTTCAATACTCGAGCTAAAAATTTAATAAACTCAACAGAGGTTTTCGACGCGCTTTGTTGAACGCCATAATTTAATAAAAATCAGATGTGAAATCCCGCATTCATGCGGGGAGCGTGATCACCTATTTTAAAGCCAGCTTTCATAGTTTTATGATAAATGTCTCGATCTCGTTCAGTATCTGAGCGTATATATCAGAGCTCAACCGACCAACCCAACAAAGTACATTCTTGTTATTGATTTAACCATTGCTTGTAAAAGATTGCCGATCCGAGGAATTTGATGGGTAGAAATGACCAGCCGGTCGTAAGGATGTCGGGGGTTACGAAACGTTTTTTGGATGTGACCGCCAATAAAGATGTCTCTTTTGATCTGTACTCAGGGGAAATTTGCGCTCTGCTCGGTGAAAATGGAGCAGGTAAGACCACCCTGATGAACATCTTATTCGGCTATTACGACTGTGATGAGGGTGAAATTTTCATCAAAGGTGATAAGGTCAACCTTTCCGCTCCCAAAGATGCAATTTCCCGCGGTGTGGGAATGATTCATCAGCACTTTGCCCTGGTACCCTCTCAAACCGTGCTCGAAAATGTGATTGTGGGCACGCCCTCGCCCAAGGGGTTGTTTCTGGATCTAGCATCCGCCCGGCAAGCGCTGCTTGAGCTCCAAGAGCGTTTTGGCCTTCAGATTGATCCGGATGCCCGTGTCTGGACTCTGTCGGTGGGCGAGCAGCAGAAAGTCGAAATTCTCAAAGCACTTTATCGGGATGTGGATATCCTGATCATGGACGAGCCGACTGCCGTCCTCGCTCCGGCTGAAACCGCAGATCTTTTTAATACCTTGCAGTCGTTGGTTAAAGAAGGCCGATCGGTTGTTTTCATCTCCCATAAGCTCAATGAGGTAATGGACATTTCTGATCGCATCGTCGTTTTGCGCGGCGGCGAGGTGGTGGCTGAACGCAAAACCAGTGAAACCAGTGCCCGTGAATTGGCCAATCTGATGGTCGGCCGGGAGCTTTTAGAGAGCATCGAAAAAACCAAATTGGCGCCCGGTGATCCGGTTCTAAACATAAAAAAGCTCAACGTTTTAAATGATAAAAAACTTGCAGCCATTGCCGATCTGAATTTAACCATCCATCAGAAGGAGATTCTGGGGATGGCTGGAATTTCCGGAAACGGCCAGACCGAGCTTTCAGAAGTGCTTTTCGGGATGCGGTCCCCGGTTGACGGTGTCATTCAAATTAAGGACCGCCCACTTAAATTCGGCAGCCCGGCAGCATCAATTCAATCCCAGATGGGCAGGATACCGGAAGACCGCATCGATACCGGATTGCTGATGGATCTTTCGGTGGAAGAAAATTTGATATTGGAAAACCATTCTTCAGCCGCATTTCAAACCTACGGGCTGATGAAATCCCAAAAAATTCACCATTTCAGCGATAATCTGATCAAGGCCTACAACATCAAAACGGCCAGTCGCGATGCCATCACCAAAAGTCTGTCCGGCGGCAACCTGCAGAAGGTCATGCTAGCCCGTGAGCTGGCTGGAGAACCATTGCTGATTGTTGCTTCTCAGCCCACACGCGGCCTGGATGTGGGCGCCATGGAGTACATCCACCAGCAACTTGTAAAGGAAAGAGAGCGCGGAGCCGGCATCCTTTTAATTTCAGATGATCTGGATGAAATATTTGCGCTCAGTGATCGCATAGTCGTTTTGTACGAAGGCAGAATAATGGGAGAAGCCCCCGGGGCAACAGCTTCTCGCGAACAGATTGGTCTGTGGATGAGCGGGGTAATGGCGTGATGCGATTCAGAATCATAAAACGCAGGCCATTGCCGGGCTGGGCCAGAATCGTTATCCCGATTGCAGCTATTGTAGTGACGCTGATTCTGGCGGCCATCCCCATTCTTTTGGCTGGTGGACATCTGTGGAAGTCTTATTATTACCTTTTTCACGGCGCGCTGGGGACCCGCTATAATCTGTTAGAAACTTTTGTAAAAGCCAGCCCGCTTTTATTGACCGGTCTGGCAGTGGCGTTTGCTTTCCGCGCCAAATTCTGGAATATCGGCGCCGAAGGCCAACTGCTGGCCGGTGCCCTGATGGCCACTGTCTTAGGCGTGAATCTGGGCGGCATCCCGACGATAATGGTTTTGCCGATTATCATCATCGCCGGATTTCTGGCCGGCGGCCTGTGGGCCTCGATCCCGGCATTGCTGAAAACAAAACTCAAGGTCGATGATGTGGTCTCCACCCTGTTGTTAAACTATGTCATGATCCACATTATGGGTGCACTGCTTTTTGGCCCCCTCCAACAGCCCGGCTCCAGCTGGCCACGATCATCGGCAATTATTGAGGCCGCCTGCTATCCCATTTTGATGCCGCGCTCGCGCTTTCACATGGGTATCATAATCTCCTTTGTGGCAATGCTGATCATCTGGTTTATCAACAAAAAGACCACCTTCGGATACCAGGCCAAAGCGGTTGGCACCAATATACGCGCCGCGCATTTCGGTGGTATCAATACCACCAAAGTCATCCTGTGGACTGCCCTGATATCAGGCGGACTGGCGGGTCTGGCAGGTGTGGGCGAGCTGTGCGCACTTCAGTATCGGCTGATTATGCATATTTCCCCCGGCTACGGGTATTCGGGTATTGTGATCGCCATGCTGGGCAACCTTCATCCGGTGGGGGTGTTGTTTTCATCGCTTTTTTTCAGTGTGATTATCGTGGGTGCCCAGACCATGAGCCGCATGACCGGCGTCCCCACCTATATTGCCGAGGTCATTCAGGGCATGGCGTTGATGGTGATGCTCATTTTTTTGCTGTTTACGGAATACAAAATAAAGGTGCAGCGCAAATGATGGCTGAATTATTGGATCTTGCTTTTATCTCCGGCCTCATAGGGGCAACCATGCGCATGGCCACCCCGATCATTTTCGCGGCTCTGGGTGAGATCTTAACCGAACGGGCCGGTGTCCTGAATCTGGGAATCGAAGGCATCATGCTAATGGGTGCCATGACCGGATTTTTGTTTACGTATACAACGGGGTCCATATGGTTCGGCGTGTTTGCTGCGGCCTGTGTCGGCATGCTTTTGGGATTTCTGATGGCCTTGCTTTCGGTAAACCTGGGATTAAGCCAGCATGTTTCCGGATTGGGGATCACCCTGTTTGCAACCGGCCTGGCCATGTTCATTTATCGGCTGTATATTGGATCCCCCACTGTGCCGCCGGTAGTTGAACCGTTTAAACAGGTGGCCCTGCCGGTGCTTTCAAAGATTCCCGTGATTGGTCCGGGTCTTTTCACCCAGTATACATTGACATACATCGCCTGGCTGCTGGTCCCGGCCCTGTCGATCCTGCTGTATAAAACGACCATCGGGTTGAAAATCAGAACAGTTGGTGAAAATCCGGTGGTGGCCGACACCGTGGGGGTCAACGTAACGCTAACCCGTACCCTGTGTCTGGTTGCCGGCGGTGCCCTGATGGGCATCGGCGGGGCATTTTTAACGCTTGCACATCAGAACATGTTTCTGATCGATGTCATCGGCGGTCGCGGCTGGGTGGCGATTGCTATGGTTATTTTTGGCAACTGGAACCCCCTCAAAGCCACCATCGGCGCCCTCATTTTCGGCTTTTTAGACGGCCTGCAGCTCAGGCTCCAGAGCGTTGGGGTTGTTCTTTCTTTCCACCTGTTTTTGATGATTCCTTATTTGCTAACGATCATTGCGCTGATCGGCGTGTCCAGACGGGCTGCGGTACCGGCAGGCCTGTTAAAGCCCTATCGCCGCGAGGAAAAAGGGGGGTAATCAATGGTTATTGGTTATTCGTTACTAGTTGAGAAAAGCGAATGCCGAAGTATTTTTATTAGATCGAAACAGCAAAAACAAATAATCAATTAACAAATAACAGATAACAAATAACTCCTAATCAAGCGCTTAGCGCTTGATTAGGGTTTGAGGTAAGGGCGCACCTGTTTGAAAATATCCGAATGTTCGTTTTCCAGTCGCTCCAGGAACTGCGCCGAACGCACGATCGGGCTCCAGAGAGAAAAATCTTCACGTTCAAAATCCATCCCCACCGCCAGCATGTCACTGAGGGTTTCAATCAAGTGTTCTTCGGGCTTGTAGATCGAATCGCCGATATCCCCCACCCAGCATAGCGGTGTCCCCTGGTAGCGGTCTTTCAAATCATGGTAAAAATGCTGCGTGGTGATGGTGCGCGGTTGGAGTCCCAGGTCGGTATAGGGCAAGGTTACCCCCACGGCGGCCACCTCGATAAGGGCACCGTTGAAAACCGGGATTAATTCAACGCCGTGATCACGGCAAATTTTACAGATCCCCTCCAGGCCTTCAAGGCTGGCACAAACCGGAAAAAGAAAAATCTTTTTGGGGCGGTGGTTCTTTAACGCCTCGTCAACAAAATAAGTCAATGTCTGACCCGATGCGATACATTCTTCCATAATAATCCAGGTGTCATCCGGCCACCATTCACCCACAAAGGAACTTTCCACGATGTTCCAGCCGCGAAAACCATCATTGTCTTCTACCCGGGTGAGCTTAATATAAGTGGTGTCCAGAAGACCAGACCGCTGCAACGGCGGATTGGCATCCAGAAGATCAAGCGGGCGACCGCCCCACAGGATCACATACTGGGCCACCTTGCCATCGAACATTCTTTCAAACAGGCGAATCATATCGTGACCCACCTCTTTGATCATCAAAAATTTTTCCGGCCCGCAGGCCTGACGGTTGAGCAGAAACTCCTCCCCGGCTCCCCGGCCTGGGAAATCAACCACGTAAATTCGCTCCGGCAGGCATCGATCACGGAAGGCCTCGTGTTGCGTAATGGACTTTACCAGCCAGATGTCCTTGCCTGCACGCGACATGACGATTTCACCAACATCTTCCAGATAAATTCGGTCGGCAGCGGTATCCTGTATCATGGGATTGCTCCTTTTTAAGGTAGCGCGTCAATGAAGAAGAAAAATGTCGGGCAGGAATATAGGATAAAGATGCGGAAGTGTCAAACCAGAAAAAAAAGGCAAGCCTTCCAGAATGAAGGCTTGCCTTTTTCAGATAAAAGTGCTTGGCTAAACTACTTTAACATTGACAGCATGTGCACCCTTGGGTCCCTCCTCTATTTCAAAAGTAACCTGGTCACCTTCGTTGAGAGACCTGAATCCTGCTGCATCGATTCCGGTGTGATGGACAAATACATCCGGACCATCTTCCTGCTCGATGAAGCCATAACCTTTGCGGTCATTAAACCATTTTACAACACCATTTGCCACTGTGACACCCCCTTTGTTTCAGTAATTACCGTAGTCCCATACTTCAGGATGCCACCCGGTCGAATGGATCTTTCCTGCAGAATGAAACCAGCCGTCAATCAAGACAGACTATGATCTATGTATAAATTATAAATTCTTTTTCCCATCAAAATCAAGCACTTTATTCAATTGAGTTTATGCCAGCGGCCATCAAACCACTTGTATATACAGGTTTTTCAGGCCAGCGCTCAGCAATGGGTAAGCGCTTACCTAACGTTTGACCATTTTTTTTCACACACTTTATATCGCCGGCCTCAAGAGTCTATATAAATACTTTAAATTATTTTAAATTTTTTTATTTCCAAATAATCGTCTATTTTTGCATGGATATTGCAGCCCTGATTAAAACAAAGCCCTGAGCGCGTTGACGTTTCCAAGTTGGATCCGTTTTCGCCTCCTGAGGAATTGTTCAAACAAGCCACATATCCGCCCCAATGCCTGCCCACTAGCAGTTTTTTTGTAAGA
This window contains:
- a CDS encoding cold-shock protein; this translates as MANGIVKWFNSSKGYGFIEQEDGPDVFVHYSGINSSGFKSLNEGDQVTFDIEEGQKGPAAVNVTVV
- a CDS encoding BMP family protein; this translates as MKKGLWIAMMVVLAVLFAFSASQAKTFKIAAIFQTAIEEPWDGVIHQACLQVKKEMGNIEYEFTEKIAAADFEKVLREYAERGFDLIVGDAFLAGEEPARRVAKDYPNIAFAFGSEFGPVAPNFSVFDNWIHEPSYLCGVIAGRLTKSNTLGVVAAIPIGEVNRLVNAFKAGALSVNPKVKVKISYIGGWFDPPKAKEAAIAQIEAGADLIFAERFGVFEAAKEKGVLAFGNMSDQNALAPSVVITGPVWNMYPTIKFCIEMVQKKAWVSMDLGEWSMMAKGGASLAPFHSFEKTLPAGVVKEVRDLEQKILNGTFRVPVDEQKPVSD
- a CDS encoding ABC transporter ATP-binding protein, with protein sequence MGRNDQPVVRMSGVTKRFLDVTANKDVSFDLYSGEICALLGENGAGKTTLMNILFGYYDCDEGEIFIKGDKVNLSAPKDAISRGVGMIHQHFALVPSQTVLENVIVGTPSPKGLFLDLASARQALLELQERFGLQIDPDARVWTLSVGEQQKVEILKALYRDVDILIMDEPTAVLAPAETADLFNTLQSLVKEGRSVVFISHKLNEVMDISDRIVVLRGGEVVAERKTSETSARELANLMVGRELLESIEKTKLAPGDPVLNIKKLNVLNDKKLAAIADLNLTIHQKEILGMAGISGNGQTELSEVLFGMRSPVDGVIQIKDRPLKFGSPAASIQSQMGRIPEDRIDTGLLMDLSVEENLILENHSSAAFQTYGLMKSQKIHHFSDNLIKAYNIKTASRDAITKSLSGGNLQKVMLARELAGEPLLIVASQPTRGLDVGAMEYIHQQLVKERERGAGILLISDDLDEIFALSDRIVVLYEGRIMGEAPGATASREQIGLWMSGVMA
- a CDS encoding ABC transporter permease, with amino-acid sequence MRFRIIKRRPLPGWARIVIPIAAIVVTLILAAIPILLAGGHLWKSYYYLFHGALGTRYNLLETFVKASPLLLTGLAVAFAFRAKFWNIGAEGQLLAGALMATVLGVNLGGIPTIMVLPIIIIAGFLAGGLWASIPALLKTKLKVDDVVSTLLLNYVMIHIMGALLFGPLQQPGSSWPRSSAIIEAACYPILMPRSRFHMGIIISFVAMLIIWFINKKTTFGYQAKAVGTNIRAAHFGGINTTKVILWTALISGGLAGLAGVGELCALQYRLIMHISPGYGYSGIVIAMLGNLHPVGVLFSSLFFSVIIVGAQTMSRMTGVPTYIAEVIQGMALMVMLIFLLFTEYKIKVQRK
- a CDS encoding ABC transporter permease translates to MMAELLDLAFISGLIGATMRMATPIIFAALGEILTERAGVLNLGIEGIMLMGAMTGFLFTYTTGSIWFGVFAAACVGMLLGFLMALLSVNLGLSQHVSGLGITLFATGLAMFIYRLYIGSPTVPPVVEPFKQVALPVLSKIPVIGPGLFTQYTLTYIAWLLVPALSILLYKTTIGLKIRTVGENPVVADTVGVNVTLTRTLCLVAGGALMGIGGAFLTLAHQNMFLIDVIGGRGWVAIAMVIFGNWNPLKATIGALIFGFLDGLQLRLQSVGVVLSFHLFLMIPYLLTIIALIGVSRRAAVPAGLLKPYRREEKGG
- a CDS encoding cold-shock protein gives rise to the protein MANGVVKWFNDRKGYGFIEQEDGPDVFVHHTGIDAAGFRSLNEGDQVTFEIEEGPKGAHAVNVKVV